A DNA window from Mycolicibacter hiberniae contains the following coding sequences:
- a CDS encoding DUF3566 domain-containing protein codes for MSAPNEPGHPGNGGKTESAGNGPADSGQRPPGRTARITETGETPPWQRAGQARPPAPARPADGGALGHSPGVDERIRRFVSGTAAPTAPPAPGAPQQPPKAPPPPAKQPAPPAQPPVQPTAQAPKPPAQPAKPPVQQTAQAKPAAPKTASPAKHGDDAYGSELPDLSEPGRRSPGRRPAVTAGPRGPLRASMQIRRIDPWSALKVSLLLSTALFFVWMIAVAVLYVALGAMGVWSKLNSNVGDLLTNNSAAELVSAGSIFGGATLIGLVNIVVLTAMATLGVVVYNLSTDVVGGVEVTLADRD; via the coding sequence GTGAGCGCACCGAACGAGCCCGGCCACCCGGGCAACGGGGGCAAGACGGAGTCGGCCGGAAACGGTCCGGCCGACTCCGGGCAGCGCCCACCGGGCCGAACCGCCCGGATCACCGAGACCGGGGAGACCCCGCCCTGGCAGCGCGCCGGGCAGGCTCGCCCGCCCGCCCCTGCCCGACCGGCAGACGGCGGCGCGCTGGGGCACTCCCCCGGTGTCGACGAGCGGATCCGCCGGTTCGTCTCCGGGACGGCCGCCCCGACGGCACCGCCGGCGCCCGGGGCGCCCCAGCAGCCGCCGAAGGCTCCGCCGCCGCCCGCCAAGCAGCCGGCGCCGCCGGCCCAGCCACCCGTCCAGCCGACGGCACAAGCGCCCAAGCCGCCGGCCCAGCCGGCCAAGCCCCCGGTCCAGCAGACCGCTCAGGCGAAGCCGGCAGCGCCCAAGACCGCCTCGCCGGCCAAGCACGGCGACGACGCCTACGGCAGCGAGCTGCCGGATCTGTCTGAACCGGGCCGGCGCTCCCCCGGCCGCCGCCCAGCGGTGACGGCGGGGCCCCGCGGCCCGCTGCGGGCGAGCATGCAGATCCGGCGGATCGATCCCTGGAGTGCGCTCAAGGTGTCGTTGTTGCTGTCCACGGCGCTGTTCTTCGTCTGGATGATCGCCGTGGCGGTGCTCTACGTCGCCCTGGGCGCGATGGGGGTGTGGAGCAAGCTCAACAGCAACGTCGGTGATCTGCTCACCAACAACAGTGCTGCCGAATTGGTCTCTGCCGGTTCGATTTTCGGCGGGGCAACCTTGATCGGATTGGTCAACATCGTGGTTCTGACCGCGATGGCGACCCTCGGTGTGGTGGTCTACAACCTGAGCACCGACGTGGTCGGCGGCGTGGAGGTGACCCTGGCCGACCGGGACTGA
- the cwsA gene encoding cell wall synthesis protein CwsA has protein sequence MRLATETPLTNRERLTRGLAHTAGGPVDVARGAVGLGGAAVHRGAVELRRRYRESQLSDRVADVADAAARELAAAQEVVAGLPQLLEGAPPRRRIRRSWLVLGAAGAALVAGGVVAVLIRRSNRPQEPSPRPPSVDAQPTL, from the coding sequence ATGCGCCTGGCCACCGAGACCCCGCTGACCAATCGAGAGCGCCTGACCCGTGGGCTGGCCCATACCGCTGGTGGGCCGGTAGACGTGGCCCGCGGCGCCGTGGGCCTCGGTGGCGCCGCGGTGCACCGGGGAGCCGTCGAATTGCGCAGGCGCTACCGGGAGAGCCAGCTGTCGGACCGGGTCGCCGACGTCGCGGACGCCGCAGCCCGCGAATTGGCCGCCGCTCAGGAGGTGGTCGCGGGTCTTCCGCAGCTGCTCGAGGGCGCCCCGCCGCGCCGCCGGATTCGGCGGTCCTGGCTGGTTCTGGGGGCTGCCGGCGCGGCCTTGGTGGCCGGTGGTGTGGTGGCGGTGCTGATTCGCCGCTCCAACCGGCCGCAGGAGCCCTCGCCGCGCCCGCCCAGCGTGGATGCGCAACCCACCCTCTGA
- a CDS encoding peptidylprolyl isomerase yields MADCAPMTSSSIATATATLHTNRGDIKIALFGNHAPKTVANFVGLAQGTKEYSTTNASGGSSGPFYDGAVFHRVISGFMIQGGDPTGTGRGGPGYKFEDEFHPELVFDKPYLLAMANAGPGTNGSQFFITVGQTPHLNRKHTIFGEVVDPDSQAVVDAIANTSTDRADRPTEPVMIESITIA; encoded by the coding sequence ATGGCAGACTGTGCTCCCATGACCTCCAGCTCCATTGCCACCGCAACTGCCACGCTGCACACCAACCGCGGCGACATCAAGATCGCGCTGTTCGGCAACCACGCGCCCAAGACCGTCGCCAACTTCGTCGGCTTGGCCCAGGGCACCAAGGAGTACTCGACCACCAACGCTTCCGGCGGATCGTCGGGCCCGTTCTACGACGGCGCGGTGTTCCACCGGGTGATCTCCGGTTTCATGATCCAGGGCGGCGACCCGACCGGCACCGGCCGCGGCGGCCCGGGTTACAAGTTCGAGGACGAATTCCACCCCGAGCTGGTTTTCGACAAGCCCTACCTGCTGGCGATGGCCAACGCCGGTCCCGGCACCAACGGTTCGCAGTTCTTCATCACGGTGGGCCAGACCCCGCACCTGAACCGCAAGCACACCATCTTCGGTGAGGTGGTGGACCCCGACTCGCAGGCTGTCGTGGACGCCATCGCCAACACCTCGACCGATCGCGCCGACCGGCCCACCGAGCCCGTCATGATCGAGTCGATCACGATCGCCTAG
- a CDS encoding PH domain-containing protein — MTPNAPAETQWSPPAGGIAGCAVVGAVLAICAVTVATDTPGRMLAGVAGVGLLIFAGMSWLSRPKLALTFEGLAVRGWWRTTVLRPERITRLRVTQHQRIGRTHRLLEIETRDDQMLVLSRWDLGTDPRDVLAVLNAAGYTGRDEEVPG, encoded by the coding sequence ATGACGCCTAACGCGCCCGCAGAAACGCAGTGGTCTCCGCCCGCCGGCGGCATCGCCGGCTGCGCCGTCGTCGGAGCGGTGTTGGCGATCTGCGCCGTCACGGTCGCGACCGACACGCCGGGACGCATGTTGGCCGGCGTTGCCGGAGTGGGGCTGCTGATATTTGCCGGCATGTCCTGGCTGTCGCGGCCCAAGCTCGCGCTGACCTTCGAGGGACTGGCGGTGCGCGGCTGGTGGCGTACCACGGTGCTGCGCCCCGAGCGCATCACACGGCTTCGGGTGACGCAGCATCAGCGGATCGGGCGCACCCATCGGCTGCTCGAGATCGAGACGCGCGACGATCAGATGCTGGTCCTGTCCCGATGGGACTTGGGAACCGATCCCCGCGACGTGCTCGCGGTGCTCAATGCGGCCGGCTACACCGGCCGTGATGAAGAGGTGCCCGGCTAG